The following are from one region of the Orenia metallireducens genome:
- the fliY gene encoding flagellar motor switch phosphatase FliY: MNDALSQEEINALLNGGIEDEVDDNTNSIDMEDILTDLEKDALGEVANISMGSAATALYGLLNQKVEITTPRVEFSTVSELVDSYNRPCIVVDVQYVEGLKGSNQLILEVSDAAIITDLMMGGDGTAPPEELSELHISAVGEAMNQMMGSASTSMSDFFEGDKINISPPKAELLELSTDIFNLEGVNDDDVVVKVVFDMHIGDLIDSQIIQVMTVDFAQKLANALMGSMATGVEDKPSETSNQQQPQQGMQQQNPQLGQQQQAQQQMYQQPMYQQPMYQQPMYQQPMPQQNVEVQSVEFNELGMPQGQGLNNDIRLIHDVTLELTVRLGKTRMSIKDILELGPGSVIELDRLAGEAVDLLVNGKLIAKGEVVVIDENFGFRVTDIVSSEERLRKL, encoded by the coding sequence ATGAATGATGCTTTGTCACAAGAAGAAATCAATGCTTTATTAAATGGTGGTATTGAAGATGAGGTAGATGATAATACTAATAGTATAGACATGGAAGACATATTAACAGATTTAGAGAAGGACGCGTTAGGTGAGGTTGCTAATATCTCTATGGGTTCAGCTGCTACAGCTTTGTATGGTTTATTAAACCAGAAGGTAGAGATTACAACTCCTCGTGTAGAATTTAGTACAGTAAGTGAATTGGTTGATAGTTATAATAGACCTTGTATTGTAGTTGATGTACAGTATGTTGAAGGGTTAAAAGGTAGTAATCAACTAATACTTGAAGTCAGTGATGCTGCAATTATTACTGACTTAATGATGGGAGGAGATGGTACTGCACCTCCTGAGGAGTTAAGTGAACTCCATATTAGTGCTGTAGGAGAAGCAATGAATCAGATGATGGGGTCAGCATCTACGTCAATGTCTGACTTTTTTGAAGGGGATAAAATTAATATATCTCCACCTAAGGCAGAATTGTTAGAATTAAGTACTGATATCTTTAATTTAGAAGGTGTTAATGACGATGATGTAGTTGTAAAGGTAGTCTTTGATATGCATATTGGAGATTTAATTGATAGCCAAATTATTCAAGTTATGACTGTTGATTTTGCTCAGAAGTTAGCAAATGCATTAATGGGTAGCATGGCTACTGGTGTAGAAGATAAACCTTCTGAGACTTCTAACCAACAACAGCCACAACAAGGAATGCAGCAACAGAATCCACAACTAGGTCAACAGCAACAAGCACAACAACAAATGTATCAGCAACCGATGTATCAACAGCCAATGTACCAACAACCGATGTATCAGCAACCTATGCCACAGCAGAATGTTGAGGTACAATCAGTAGAGTTTAATGAATTAGGTATGCCCCAAGGACAGGGATTAAATAACGATATTAGATTAATTCATGATGTAACTTTAGAATTGACAGTTCGCTTAGGAAAGACCAGAATGTCTATTAAAGATATTTTAGAATTAGGACCAGGATCTGTTATTGAGTTGGATAGATTGGCAGGAGAAGCAGTAGATTTGTTGGTTAATGGCAAACTTATTGCTAAAGGAGAAGTTGTTGTTATTGATGAAAACTTTGGTTTTAGGGTAACTGATATTGTAAGTTCTGAAGAGCGCTTAAGAAAATTATAA
- a CDS encoding flagellar FlbD family protein, giving the protein MIELTRLNNSKLVINAELIETIESTPDTVVTLTTNHRLVVKEDVEEVVEKVINYKRKIAFRPE; this is encoded by the coding sequence ATTATAGAGTTAACTAGATTAAATAATTCTAAGTTAGTAATTAATGCAGAGTTAATTGAGACTATAGAATCAACCCCTGATACTGTGGTTACATTGACTACGAACCATAGATTAGTAGTTAAAGAAGATGTTGAGGAAGTGGTTGAAAAGGTGATTAACTATAAGAGAAAAATAGCCTTTCGACCTGAATAA
- a CDS encoding flagellar hook-length control protein FliK, protein MTEMVSMMNLMNTKPASAPKNNSVEKNDKNDDFVSSLEKKIKKASNKASDKSTEDKVTLNEKDIKKLEEIIEKNPEDLSQEDIAGVITALTNIINQLSELKLSTDGTKGEKLALNQSLKGIIKGLETVKSKFIKIDLKEFNLKNLDLKRSDLKNLDLKEGSELFPKKEIKELLANLKGKFINSGDGEKERMIHHRAINQSNIARLSRDNQNKVERNIDIKGKDIVVEENKVVTKSEQIFTEKSKDIIVSSEQQGSKEVDFSSTKNFVVNNSQTLDNTSPNKIIVSNKEVTFKNIADQITKQVDLVSNNKGKDITIELRPEALGRLHLKVTVKDGIVSAKILAENGQIKELLEGNLGKLRNNLGQKNLQIENFDVSTGHNGEELAQSFNENRQFEFSQNQGKGDSKKVTLDDTEEFALIEEDLTTEETQEEKEYPMDNLDYIA, encoded by the coding sequence ATGACTGAGATGGTTTCGATGATGAACTTGATGAATACTAAGCCTGCTTCTGCACCAAAGAATAATAGTGTAGAGAAGAATGATAAAAATGATGATTTTGTATCCTCATTAGAAAAAAAGATTAAAAAAGCTTCTAATAAAGCTTCTGACAAATCTACAGAAGATAAGGTTACATTAAATGAGAAAGATATTAAAAAATTAGAGGAAATTATTGAAAAAAATCCTGAAGACCTTAGTCAAGAGGATATAGCAGGGGTAATTACTGCTTTAACTAATATTATCAATCAGCTTAGTGAACTTAAGTTATCAACAGATGGTACTAAAGGTGAGAAACTAGCATTAAATCAATCACTTAAAGGAATAATTAAAGGGCTTGAAACTGTTAAGTCTAAATTCATAAAAATTGATCTAAAAGAATTTAATTTAAAAAATTTGGATTTAAAGAGATCTGATTTAAAGAATTTGGATTTAAAAGAAGGCTCTGAATTGTTCCCTAAAAAAGAGATAAAAGAACTATTGGCTAATCTAAAAGGGAAATTTATTAATAGTGGAGATGGTGAAAAAGAACGAATGATACACCATAGGGCAATCAATCAAAGTAATATAGCTAGGTTAAGTAGAGATAATCAGAATAAAGTAGAACGTAATATAGATATAAAAGGAAAAGATATAGTAGTAGAAGAAAATAAGGTAGTCACTAAAAGTGAACAAATCTTTACTGAAAAGTCTAAAGATATTATCGTTAGTTCTGAACAACAGGGAAGTAAAGAGGTTGACTTTAGCTCTACTAAAAACTTTGTTGTTAACAATTCTCAAACTTTAGATAATACTAGCCCTAATAAAATAATTGTGAGTAATAAAGAGGTCACATTTAAGAATATAGCTGATCAAATTACTAAGCAAGTTGATTTGGTCTCTAACAATAAAGGTAAAGATATTACTATTGAATTAAGACCAGAAGCCCTAGGTAGATTGCATCTAAAGGTTACTGTCAAGGATGGTATAGTGTCAGCTAAAATCTTAGCTGAAAATGGCCAGATAAAGGAGTTATTAGAAGGTAACTTAGGTAAGTTGAGGAATAATTTAGGTCAAAAGAACTTACAAATAGAGAACTTTGATGTCTCTACTGGGCATAATGGTGAAGAGTTAGCCCAAAGTTTTAATGAGAATAGACAGTTTGAGTTCTCTCAAAATCAGGGCAAAGGTGATAGTAAGAAGGTTACTTTGGATGATACAGAAGAATTTGCTTTAATAGAAGAAGACCTTACTACTGAAGAGACTCAAGAAGAGAAGGAATATCCAATGGATAATTTAGATTATATTGCTTAA
- the fliM gene encoding flagellar motor switch protein FliM, producing the protein MSSNRVLSQNEIDSLLEALSSGQIETEELKDDGAEVVEVYDFKHPNKLSKDQLRTLRMVYEGFARLLSTAISTQLRTMTKFELASIDQLSYEEFVSSLPQPTILSVCDFYPLHGEFIIEINPKIGYAIIERLFGGNIEGTLNMVREFTDIEEVVLKKINKTILDSFSEAWENVVDLRPRVKELESNPQFTQIVPNNDMVILATFEAAIGKIDGLINISIPYIVLEPIVSKLSAQYWFSSARKDKAVESLNKIKQRLGKAKLPIEAQLGKTSTTVAQLLQLEVGDVIKLNTKTTEDLIIYINNRKKFSAKPGKRGSKLAIEITSAIPEDDWEDEDHE; encoded by the coding sequence ATGTCATCAAATAGAGTGTTATCCCAAAATGAAATAGATTCTTTACTAGAAGCATTATCCTCAGGACAGATAGAAACAGAAGAGTTAAAAGATGATGGAGCAGAAGTAGTAGAGGTTTATGATTTTAAACATCCTAATAAGTTATCTAAGGATCAATTAAGAACTTTAAGAATGGTTTATGAAGGATTTGCTCGCTTATTAAGTACTGCTATTTCTACCCAATTAAGAACAATGACCAAGTTTGAGCTTGCATCAATTGACCAGCTATCTTATGAGGAATTTGTAAGTTCTTTACCTCAACCTACAATTTTGTCTGTTTGTGATTTCTATCCTCTTCATGGAGAATTTATTATTGAGATTAATCCTAAAATAGGTTATGCTATTATTGAGCGTCTATTTGGAGGAAACATTGAAGGAACCTTGAATATGGTTAGGGAATTTACTGATATTGAAGAGGTAGTATTGAAAAAGATCAATAAAACAATTTTGGATAGTTTTAGCGAGGCTTGGGAGAATGTAGTTGATTTAAGACCTAGGGTAAAGGAGCTTGAATCAAACCCACAGTTTACTCAAATTGTTCCTAATAATGATATGGTTATATTAGCTACCTTTGAAGCAGCAATTGGTAAGATTGATGGGCTAATAAATATTAGTATACCATATATCGTTTTAGAACCAATTGTATCTAAGTTAAGTGCTCAATACTGGTTTTCATCAGCAAGAAAGGATAAGGCTGTTGAGAGCTTAAATAAGATAAAACAAAGGTTAGGTAAAGCTAAGCTACCAATTGAAGCACAATTGGGTAAAACAAGTACCACTGTAGCTCAATTATTACAATTAGAGGTAGGAGATGTTATTAAGCTCAACACTAAAACGACTGAAGATTTAATAATATATATCAATAATAGAAAGAAATTTTCTGCAAAACCAGGAAAGCGTGGAAGCAAATTAGCCATAGAAATTACTTCAGCTATTCCTGAAGATGATTGGGAGGATGAAGACCATGAATGA
- a CDS encoding flagellar hook protein FlgE, with protein sequence MLTSLYSAISGLQAHTNKLDVIGNNIANVNTTGFKSSRVNFTTVLNQTIKGATSPQEGRGGTNPQQVGLGVKIGSINQNMTQGSPQSTGVSTDLSLQGDGFFVLDNGGSKVYTRSGATAFDEEGYLVNSANGLYIQGWMARSDLDGDGKRDVNINGDLEPISLTSSMPASATENINYTGNLDASSEINKTHTTSISVYDSLGTKHTVNLELEKTADNTWDYTIASSDNGTDIVDAGTSTGTLVFDSDGNLESINGTNLDGNGNGSITDAELEAALPKLIINPTGGAAANQEITLNFSEFTQYGDVSMSAKADTVDGYAAGELEGIEIDSAGVITGSYNNGRLDTIGQIAVATFNNPAGLSQEADTMYAESNNSGQPVIGIAGVGSAGVISPGTLEMSNVDLSSELTEMITTQRGFQANSKVITTADQILEQLVNLKR encoded by the coding sequence ATGTTAACTTCATTATACTCTGCAATATCAGGTTTACAAGCTCATACTAACAAGCTTGATGTTATTGGAAATAATATCGCTAATGTAAACACTACTGGATTTAAAAGTAGTAGAGTTAATTTCACAACTGTATTAAATCAGACTATTAAAGGTGCTACATCTCCTCAAGAAGGGCGTGGAGGGACTAACCCGCAACAGGTAGGGTTAGGTGTTAAGATAGGTAGCATTAATCAAAACATGACCCAAGGAAGTCCTCAATCTACAGGTGTTAGTACTGATTTATCACTTCAAGGTGATGGGTTCTTTGTTTTAGATAATGGTGGTAGTAAAGTATATACTAGATCTGGTGCAACGGCTTTTGATGAGGAGGGATATTTAGTTAATTCAGCTAATGGACTCTATATACAAGGTTGGATGGCTCGTTCTGACTTGGATGGAGATGGTAAGAGAGATGTAAATATTAATGGTGATTTAGAACCTATATCTTTAACTTCATCAATGCCAGCTAGTGCAACTGAGAATATTAATTATACTGGAAACTTGGATGCTAGTTCAGAGATTAATAAGACACATACTACTTCAATCTCTGTTTATGATTCTTTAGGTACTAAACATACTGTTAATTTAGAATTAGAAAAGACAGCAGATAATACATGGGATTATACAATAGCTAGTTCTGATAATGGTACTGATATTGTGGATGCTGGGACTAGTACAGGAACTCTTGTGTTTGACTCTGATGGTAATCTTGAATCGATAAATGGTACTAATTTAGATGGAAATGGAAATGGCAGTATCACTGATGCAGAGTTAGAAGCTGCTTTACCTAAGTTAATTATCAACCCAACTGGAGGAGCAGCAGCTAATCAAGAAATTACTCTTAATTTTAGTGAATTCACTCAATATGGTGATGTGTCTATGAGTGCTAAAGCTGACACAGTAGATGGTTATGCTGCAGGTGAATTAGAAGGAATTGAGATTGACAGTGCCGGGGTTATAACTGGTTCTTATAATAATGGACGCCTTGATACTATAGGGCAAATAGCAGTAGCTACCTTTAATAACCCTGCTGGTTTGAGTCAAGAAGCAGACACTATGTATGCAGAATCTAATAACTCAGGTCAGCCTGTAATTGGTATAGCAGGGGTAGGAAGTGCTGGGGTTATCAGTCCAGGGACTTTGGAGATGTCTAATGTAGATTTATCTTCAGAATTGACTGAAATGATTACTACTCAACGTGGATTCCAGGCTAACTCTAAAGTTATTACAACTGCAGATCAGATTTTGGAACAGTTAGTAAATCTTAAGAGATAA
- the fliJ gene encoding flagellar export protein FliJ, translating into MKKFSFRLQSILDLKEQEEESIKKELAELMQQRQRVEDKINSFKHDKSQIQRNLEESEEESVNLINALRSREYIKYLQGMIEDLKLKLEHWDEEISKCRKKLLAKTKEKKVLAKLKERKHEEYWKNFLAEEQKLNDELATNKFNRKEKSLDGLI; encoded by the coding sequence TTGAAGAAGTTCAGTTTTAGGCTGCAATCTATCTTAGATTTAAAAGAGCAAGAGGAGGAATCTATTAAAAAAGAGTTAGCTGAGTTAATGCAACAACGCCAAAGGGTAGAAGATAAGATTAACTCTTTTAAGCATGATAAAAGTCAGATACAGAGAAATTTAGAGGAATCTGAGGAAGAATCTGTCAATTTGATTAATGCTTTAAGATCTCGTGAATATATTAAATATTTACAAGGTATGATAGAAGATTTAAAGCTGAAATTGGAACATTGGGATGAAGAGATAAGTAAATGTCGTAAAAAATTACTTGCTAAGACCAAAGAGAAGAAGGTTTTAGCTAAGTTAAAAGAGAGAAAGCATGAAGAATATTGGAAGAATTTTTTAGCAGAAGAACAGAAATTAAATGATGAGCTTGCTACAAATAAATTTAATCGTAAAGAGAAGAGTTTAGATGGACTTATTTAA
- the fliI gene encoding flagellar protein export ATPase FliI → MMSNSLLGLDNLIERLEEVSTIKTFGKVKRVAGLIIESEGPNVHLDEKCLIQPKFSQELIQAEVVGFKDNTVLLMPLGEMNGIGPGCKVFATGHPLMVKVGNQLLGQVLDGLGNPISDFASDVKLDEYPVYNTPPNPLTRKRITEPLSLGIRSLDGLLTCGKGQRLGIFAGSGVGKSTTLGMIARNTSADINVIALIGERGRELRDFIERDLGSEGLKKSVVVVATSDQPALVRLKGALVATTIAEYFRDQGKDVMLMMDSVTRFAMAQREVGLAVGEPPATRGYTPSVFAILPKLMERAGTNDKGTITGLYTVLVEGDDMNEPIADAVRGILDGHVILSRSLAAKNHYPAVDILQSASRVMGEIISDEHKKAASKLRSVLATYEEAKDLVTIGAYEAGNDSKLDYALDKLDEVNRFLRQGVNETSSYKDTISWLTSIFVGE, encoded by the coding sequence ATGATGAGTAATTCACTGTTAGGTCTAGATAATTTAATTGAGCGATTAGAAGAGGTTAGTACAATCAAGACCTTTGGTAAGGTTAAAAGGGTAGCAGGTCTGATCATCGAATCTGAAGGTCCTAATGTACATTTAGATGAGAAGTGTTTGATTCAACCAAAATTTAGTCAAGAACTTATTCAAGCGGAGGTTGTGGGATTTAAGGATAACACTGTCTTATTAATGCCTTTGGGTGAAATGAATGGAATTGGTCCAGGCTGTAAAGTTTTTGCTACTGGTCATCCCCTGATGGTGAAGGTTGGAAATCAATTATTGGGTCAAGTATTAGATGGGCTGGGTAATCCTATATCTGATTTTGCATCTGATGTGAAACTAGATGAATATCCTGTATATAATACTCCTCCAAATCCCCTTACTAGAAAGAGAATTACAGAACCTTTATCATTAGGAATTAGAAGCCTAGATGGTCTGTTGACTTGTGGTAAAGGTCAAAGGCTTGGTATCTTTGCTGGTAGTGGAGTAGGAAAGAGTACAACCTTAGGAATGATTGCCCGAAATACTAGTGCAGATATAAATGTAATTGCCTTAATTGGTGAGCGGGGAAGGGAACTTAGAGATTTTATTGAGCGTGATTTGGGATCTGAGGGTTTAAAGAAGTCTGTGGTAGTTGTGGCTACTTCAGATCAGCCTGCCTTAGTAAGATTAAAGGGGGCACTGGTTGCTACTACTATTGCCGAATATTTTAGAGATCAAGGAAAAGATGTAATGTTAATGATGGACTCTGTGACTAGATTTGCTATGGCCCAACGTGAGGTAGGTTTGGCTGTAGGTGAGCCTCCTGCTACTAGAGGATATACTCCATCGGTATTTGCAATATTGCCTAAATTGATGGAGAGAGCAGGGACAAATGACAAAGGTACAATTACAGGGCTGTATACGGTATTGGTAGAAGGTGATGATATGAATGAACCTATTGCAGATGCTGTTAGAGGTATTTTGGATGGACATGTTATCTTATCTAGAAGTTTGGCAGCCAAGAATCATTATCCTGCTGTAGATATCTTACAGAGTGCCAGTCGTGTTATGGGGGAAATTATTAGTGATGAACATAAGAAGGCTGCTAGCAAATTACGAAGTGTTTTAGCAACTTATGAAGAAGCAAAAGATTTAGTTACTATAGGTGCCTATGAAGCTGGTAATGATTCTAAATTAGATTATGCTCTTGATAAATTAGATGAGGTTAATAGGTTTTTAAGACAAGGAGTTAATGAAACTAGTAGTTATAAAGATACAATTAGTTGGTTGACAAGTATCTTTGTTGGAGAGTGA
- a CDS encoding flagellar hook assembly protein FlgD has translation MSTVQNTSYTNVEDIKTYSKTTKEANNSLTTDDFLNLLVTELQYQDPTEPMNNSEMMSQMTEYTSLQQSDKLTTTIESLNASISSLINYQQFSQAGQLIGKEVTVEKIDSESEETTTITGEIERVDLSGGSISVIVGGESYSIDNITQILS, from the coding sequence ATGAGTACAGTACAAAATACCTCATATACAAATGTTGAAGATATCAAAACTTATTCAAAGACTACTAAAGAAGCCAATAATAGCTTAACTACAGATGATTTTTTAAATTTGTTAGTTACTGAGTTACAATATCAAGATCCAACTGAACCAATGAATAATAGTGAAATGATGTCACAAATGACTGAGTATACTTCTTTACAGCAATCTGACAAATTAACTACAACAATAGAAAGTTTAAATGCAAGTATATCTAGTCTTATAAATTATCAACAATTTTCGCAAGCTGGTCAATTGATAGGTAAAGAAGTGACCGTAGAAAAGATAGATTCAGAGAGTGAGGAGACTACAACTATAACAGGAGAAATTGAAAGAGTGGATCTATCAGGAGGAAGTATCAGTGTGATTGTTGGAGGAGAATCATACTCAATAGATAACATAACACAGATTTTATCCTAG
- a CDS encoding TIGR02530 family flagellar biosynthesis protein: MNRIYSDRSLHLSQSSKLKSNNITQEKAANNFKELLKKELADGGSLKLSKHAAKRLQSRNIGFTNQDINKLETAIDKAKSKGAKESLILIDDNAFIVSIKNNTVITAMDKDSMEDNLFTNIDSAIIMK, translated from the coding sequence ATGAATAGAATTTATTCTGATCGCTCTTTACACTTATCTCAGAGTTCTAAGCTAAAATCTAATAATATTACCCAAGAAAAAGCTGCTAATAACTTTAAAGAATTATTAAAGAAAGAATTGGCAGATGGTGGTAGTTTGAAATTATCAAAACATGCTGCAAAGAGGTTGCAATCACGAAATATAGGTTTTACAAATCAAGATATTAATAAATTAGAAACTGCAATCGATAAGGCAAAGAGCAAAGGTGCTAAAGAATCATTGATTTTAATTGATGATAATGCTTTTATTGTTAGTATAAAGAATAATACGGTAATAACAGCAATGGATAAGGATAGTATGGAGGATAACTTATTTACTAATATAGATAGTGCTATTATAATGAAATAA
- a CDS encoding OmpA/MotB family protein: MPRDNKPKQEDSGGSWLTTYGDMMTLLLCFFVLLYSFSSIDAEKFQMMMEGLQGKLGVLTGGKTIVEGALIDTGFDAQNPSFREFNNLQGRISNYIEQEGLADDISLEITDRGLTIHFTGKVLFDLGQADIKASAHQILNKMAGFIEGLDNEIVVEGHTDNWPISNSKFPSNWELSTTRATNVIRYFIENNGIDPIRLSAAGYSKYKPLVDNDTEDHRARNRRVDLIILRLDEEEGMINE; the protein is encoded by the coding sequence ATGCCGCGGGATAATAAACCAAAGCAGGAGGATAGTGGTGGTTCTTGGTTAACTACCTATGGTGATATGATGACACTATTATTATGTTTCTTCGTACTATTATATTCCTTTTCTAGTATTGATGCTGAAAAGTTTCAGATGATGATGGAAGGGTTGCAAGGTAAACTTGGAGTATTAACTGGAGGAAAAACTATAGTAGAAGGTGCATTGATAGATACAGGTTTTGATGCTCAAAATCCAAGCTTTAGAGAGTTTAATAATCTACAAGGTAGGATCAGCAATTATATTGAGCAAGAAGGATTGGCTGATGATATTAGTTTAGAGATAACTGATAGGGGATTAACTATCCACTTTACTGGAAAAGTATTATTTGATTTAGGTCAAGCTGATATAAAGGCTAGTGCCCATCAAATTTTAAATAAGATGGCTGGCTTTATAGAAGGATTAGATAATGAAATAGTAGTAGAAGGACATACTGATAACTGGCCTATTAGTAATTCTAAATTTCCATCTAATTGGGAATTATCTACGACAAGGGCCACTAACGTAATTAGGTATTTTATTGAAAATAATGGGATTGATCCTATCCGTCTATCGGCTGCAGGATACTCTAAATATAAACCATTGGTAGATAATGATACTGAGGATCATAGAGCAAGAAACCGTCGAGTAGATTTAATAATATTGAGATTGGATGAAGAGGAGGGGATGATTAATGAGTGA
- a CDS encoding flagellar basal body-associated FliL family protein, producing the protein MSEAKGGNNIIIIILAIFISVLLASGASYFMFTKFVGSAANSKAQINGASKELGTTTAIGQFLVNLADGRRFIKVNIVLEVSNDKVVAELTERQPQIRDAIITILRGKDNNQINSNEGVRKLRTEIMNKINQNLIKGKVTNVFFTEFVVQ; encoded by the coding sequence ATGAGTGAAGCAAAGGGAGGTAACAATATAATTATAATTATATTAGCTATCTTTATATCTGTCTTATTAGCTAGTGGAGCATCATATTTCATGTTTACTAAATTTGTAGGAAGTGCTGCTAACAGTAAGGCTCAAATAAATGGTGCTTCTAAAGAGTTAGGAACTACTACAGCAATTGGTCAGTTTTTAGTTAATCTAGCTGATGGTAGAAGATTTATTAAAGTTAATATTGTCTTAGAAGTTAGTAATGATAAAGTAGTTGCTGAACTTACAGAAAGACAACCACAGATAAGGGATGCAATTATAACTATATTAAGAGGAAAAGATAATAATCAAATTAATTCTAATGAAGGTGTTAGAAAGTTAAGAACTGAAATTATGAATAAAATTAATCAAAACCTGATTAAAGGTAAAGTAACAAATGTATTCTTTACTGAATTTGTTGTTCAATAG
- a CDS encoding MotE family protein, producing MKKVLLGILILLILAGATLFLLDYFKVFTFEDIKEKVLAEAKSIPVIADYMVTKDQNKELEGKLKELQDELFKVEEQNQSLLEELKARDNKVLEQEDTIINLQADIKKVTEDTRDYKAKVKRLADVYAEMEAVKSADILPKLDTKLVIDILNKMDEEIVAEILSEMDTAIAVEISNQLSY from the coding sequence ATGAAGAAGGTACTCCTAGGAATATTAATATTACTGATTTTAGCTGGAGCAACACTATTTTTGTTAGATTACTTTAAAGTCTTTACATTTGAAGACATTAAAGAGAAAGTATTGGCAGAGGCGAAGAGTATTCCTGTAATTGCTGATTATATGGTAACTAAGGATCAAAATAAAGAGTTAGAAGGTAAACTAAAGGAACTACAAGATGAGTTATTTAAGGTAGAAGAACAGAATCAAAGTTTATTAGAAGAGCTAAAGGCTCGTGACAATAAAGTGCTAGAACAAGAAGATACTATTATTAATTTACAGGCAGATATTAAAAAAGTTACTGAAGATACAAGAGATTATAAAGCAAAAGTCAAACGTCTAGCAGATGTATATGCTGAAATGGAAGCAGTGAAGTCTGCTGATATATTACCTAAATTGGATACGAAATTGGTAATCGATATATTAAATAAGATGGATGAAGAGATAGTAGCAGAGATACTATCTGAAATGGATACAGCTATAGCTGTTGAGATATCTAATCAATTATCTTATTGA
- a CDS encoding motility protein A: MDLASIVGLVLATMLVLAGMFQQGNLMMFFDPASILIVFGGTLGGIILSYSFKQLKNAMVSMKIAFSGQSNEAGDIISILVSFAEKARREGLLALEEEVYELDDDFLKKGVQLIVDGTDPQLVKSIMETELNFIEERHSVNKGVFDTGAELSPAFGMIGTLIGLIGMLAGLDDPSSLGAGMSVALITTLYGSLMANVFFIPIGAKLKVKSKQEILSKEVMIEGILSIQAGENPRIVEEKLKAFLSPSSRSGLNSENEGGGMNAAG; the protein is encoded by the coding sequence ATGGATTTAGCATCAATTGTTGGATTAGTATTAGCAACTATGCTGGTTTTAGCAGGTATGTTTCAGCAGGGAAATCTTATGATGTTCTTTGACCCTGCCTCTATATTAATTGTATTTGGGGGAACTTTAGGTGGAATTATTCTATCTTACTCCTTTAAACAGTTAAAGAATGCTATGGTATCAATGAAGATTGCATTTTCTGGACAGAGTAATGAAGCTGGAGATATTATCTCTATTCTAGTAAGTTTTGCAGAGAAAGCAAGAAGAGAGGGATTGCTTGCTTTAGAAGAAGAAGTATATGAGTTAGATGATGATTTCTTAAAGAAGGGTGTACAGTTGATAGTTGACGGTACAGACCCACAGCTTGTAAAGAGTATTATGGAAACAGAATTAAACTTTATAGAAGAACGACACTCAGTCAATAAAGGTGTTTTTGACACAGGTGCAGAGTTGTCTCCAGCCTTTGGTATGATTGGTACCTTGATAGGATTGATTGGTATGTTAGCTGGTTTGGATGATCCAAGCTCTTTAGGGGCTGGAATGTCTGTAGCTTTGATTACAACTTTATATGGTTCACTGATGGCTAATGTTTTCTTTATTCCAATAGGAGCAAAATTAAAGGTTAAAAGTAAGCAAGAGATATTATCTAAAGAGGTAATGATTGAAGGGATCTTATCTATACAAGCTGGAGAGAATCCAAGGATTGTAGAAGAGAAATTAAAGGCTTTCTTATCACCAAGTTCTAGAAGTGGCCTCAATTCAGAAAACGAGGGAGGGGGTATGAATGCCGCGGGATAA